From a single Beijerinckia sp. 28-YEA-48 genomic region:
- a CDS encoding FAD-binding protein — protein MPDIVTDVLVIGAGAAGMTAAITAAKAGASVLLVDKSLVGRGGATIMAQMTVAAALGEQAEDSWSLHLEDTLKAGRGICNEELAGILCREAPERIRELDGWNVGWARDAEGRINGVQAPGHSVPRCVYVDILNTGPAVAQVLRTQVSRVRTLKRVSGLAIRDLVVHNGRVVGAVGVNVDDGRTVTINAKATILAAGGLTKLFQRNSASTNMNGDAYALALRAGADLIDMEFPQFFPIGHLAPRLVGMDPIMWDPFRYKLGGRLLNGRMEEFLENYGLKDSGVYTAPRDVTAYAIVKENEAGRGSPAGGAYLSFMHVPEADLRAAFGPTIDVLAKNGIDLTKQCVEVAPIAHYHMGGVRVDGEMKTSVPGLYAAGEAVGGANGANRLSGNAIPEALVFGERAGRFAAAEVGAVQQQWDDRAAAAILTQIAEINHRAEAGSANEMAGTTKLWGELQTLMWEKVGLSRTQESLQQALERLRSMRTTDMAHVKLSPGQVFNTTVEEWFELRSSLEVAEMITLAALNRQESRGAHQRLDYPETSTDFERNQILRLEGAAIASRWAPLAKAKHV, from the coding sequence ATGCCCGATATTGTAACCGACGTTCTGGTGATTGGGGCTGGAGCGGCCGGAATGACCGCCGCAATCACAGCCGCCAAGGCTGGCGCGTCAGTGCTGCTCGTTGACAAGAGCCTCGTCGGCCGAGGCGGCGCGACGATCATGGCGCAGATGACTGTGGCCGCTGCCTTGGGCGAGCAGGCCGAGGACAGCTGGTCACTTCATCTCGAAGATACGCTGAAAGCCGGCCGCGGCATCTGCAATGAAGAGCTCGCCGGCATCCTGTGCCGCGAAGCGCCTGAGCGCATCCGCGAACTCGATGGCTGGAATGTCGGCTGGGCCCGCGACGCTGAGGGACGCATCAATGGCGTGCAAGCGCCCGGCCATAGCGTTCCGCGCTGCGTCTATGTCGACATTCTCAACACTGGCCCGGCTGTCGCCCAAGTTTTGCGCACCCAGGTTTCGCGCGTGCGCACGCTCAAACGCGTCAGCGGCTTGGCGATCCGCGACCTTGTCGTTCATAACGGCCGTGTCGTCGGCGCTGTCGGCGTCAATGTGGATGATGGGCGCACGGTGACCATCAACGCCAAGGCGACCATTCTCGCCGCCGGTGGCTTGACCAAGCTGTTCCAACGCAACAGCGCCTCGACCAACATGAACGGCGATGCCTATGCGCTCGCCTTGCGCGCCGGCGCCGATCTTATCGACATGGAATTCCCGCAGTTTTTCCCCATCGGACATCTTGCGCCGCGCCTCGTCGGCATGGACCCCATCATGTGGGATCCGTTCCGCTACAAGCTCGGCGGGCGTCTGTTGAACGGACGCATGGAGGAGTTCCTCGAAAACTATGGGCTGAAAGACAGCGGTGTCTATACGGCGCCACGCGATGTGACCGCCTATGCCATCGTCAAGGAAAACGAAGCAGGACGAGGCTCGCCAGCGGGCGGTGCTTATCTGAGCTTCATGCATGTGCCGGAAGCTGATCTGCGCGCTGCTTTTGGCCCGACCATCGACGTGTTGGCGAAGAACGGCATCGATCTCACCAAGCAATGTGTCGAGGTGGCGCCTATCGCGCACTATCACATGGGCGGTGTCCGCGTCGATGGCGAGATGAAAACCTCCGTTCCTGGCCTTTACGCTGCGGGCGAGGCCGTCGGCGGCGCCAATGGCGCCAATCGCCTTTCCGGCAATGCCATTCCCGAAGCGCTGGTCTTTGGCGAGCGCGCCGGCCGCTTCGCCGCCGCCGAAGTCGGAGCGGTTCAGCAGCAGTGGGATGATCGGGCCGCAGCGGCCATTCTCACTCAGATCGCCGAAATCAACCATCGCGCCGAAGCTGGATCCGCCAATGAAATGGCGGGAACGACCAAGCTATGGGGCGAGTTGCAGACACTGATGTGGGAAAAGGTTGGGCTGTCGCGCACGCAGGAAAGCCTGCAACAGGCACTGGAGCGGTTGCGGAGCATGCGCACGACCGATATGGCGCATGTGAAGCTCAGTCCAGGGCAGGTCTTCAACACGACGGTTGAGGAATGGTTCGAGTTGCGCAGTTCCCTCGAGGTCGCGGAAATGATCACGCTCGCGGCGCTCAATCGTCAGGAAAGCCGCGGCGCCCATCAGCGCCTCGACTATCCCGAAACCAGCACGGATTTCGAGCGCAACCAAATCCTCCGCCTCGAAGGAGCCGCCATTGCATCGCGATGGGCGCCCCTCGCCAAAGCCAAACACGTTTAG
- a CDS encoding creatininase family protein: protein MAKSVWLHELTWPDIAEYLERQSVVMVPVGATEQHGHHTPLLVDTAWASDVSEAVAKQEGVLVTPPMHFGWSPHHLAYPGGITLRPETLTQVCVDIGESLISHGFKKIIFVNGNRVANLPPMQIAMAKLRFKTGAYVAIIDTHLIARKEVCEAAGNGRDASHHAGNVETSFMLHAHPELVRVDKIMTLPDHPLADFASNLPMDPPLDQNIAFNQPTAAEFYKRTQGHGTYSNPAAATAEIGKAVLDVTIKRAAQFIAHVKTLDVQCERCPIPI from the coding sequence ATGGCAAAAAGCGTTTGGCTCCACGAGCTGACATGGCCGGATATTGCGGAATATCTTGAGAGGCAGAGCGTCGTGATGGTGCCGGTCGGCGCCACCGAACAGCACGGCCATCACACGCCTCTTCTGGTGGATACCGCCTGGGCAAGCGACGTTTCGGAAGCCGTTGCGAAGCAGGAAGGCGTCCTGGTGACGCCGCCCATGCATTTCGGCTGGTCGCCGCATCACCTGGCCTATCCGGGCGGCATCACATTGCGGCCGGAAACTCTCACGCAGGTCTGCGTCGATATCGGAGAAAGCTTGATCTCCCATGGCTTCAAGAAGATCATTTTCGTCAACGGCAACCGGGTCGCCAATCTTCCGCCGATGCAGATCGCAATGGCGAAACTGAGATTCAAGACCGGCGCCTATGTTGCGATCATCGACACCCATCTGATTGCCCGCAAGGAAGTGTGCGAAGCGGCGGGCAATGGCCGCGATGCCTCCCATCATGCCGGCAATGTCGAAACGTCCTTCATGCTGCATGCTCACCCCGAGCTGGTGCGGGTCGACAAGATCATGACCCTGCCCGATCATCCGCTCGCCGACTTTGCCAGCAATCTTCCGATGGATCCGCCGCTCGATCAGAACATCGCGTTCAATCAGCCGACCGCGGCCGAGTTCTACAAGCGCACCCAGGGGCACGGCACTTATTCCAATCCGGCCGCTGCTACCGCCGAAATCGGCAAAGCCGTTCTAGACGTGACGATCAAGCGGGCCGCGCAATTCATCGCGCACGTCAAGACGCTCGACGTTCAGTGCGAACGGTGCCCGATCCCCATTTGA
- a CDS encoding xanthine dehydrogenase family protein subunit M, translated as MKSSPFTYHRPASRAEMLSLLQTLDNARLLAGGQSLMPMLNLRIAAPDHLIDLNSVAGLGDIEVAEGHLRIGTMVRQRALERSDLVNQHMPIFGEALHHIGFQQTRNRGTVGGSIAHMDPTAELPVVALATDAMFVLESVRGQRVIAAETLSTGYLTTQIEPDEALVRIDVPIWSQHHGCAFEEVTRRGESFAIVSVAALVELSPEGAVARAAIAVGGLVEAPQRVKAGEAALIGHHPSEDDIRAAAQAAVALPADSDIYAPADYKQHLAGVLSERALRRAITRAESKMHV; from the coding sequence ATGAAATCATCGCCTTTCACCTATCATCGGCCGGCGTCCCGGGCGGAAATGCTGTCGTTGCTGCAGACGCTCGATAATGCTCGCTTGCTCGCCGGCGGCCAATCGCTCATGCCGATGCTCAATCTGCGTATCGCCGCGCCGGACCACCTCATCGACTTGAACAGTGTGGCCGGCCTTGGCGATATCGAGGTCGCAGAAGGGCATCTGAGAATCGGCACGATGGTGCGGCAACGGGCTCTCGAACGGTCCGATCTCGTGAACCAACATATGCCGATTTTTGGCGAGGCATTGCACCACATCGGGTTTCAGCAGACGCGCAACCGTGGCACGGTCGGCGGCAGCATTGCCCATATGGACCCGACCGCGGAGCTTCCCGTGGTGGCGCTTGCAACGGATGCTATGTTTGTCCTCGAAAGCGTGCGCGGACAGAGAGTCATAGCGGCGGAAACCTTGTCGACCGGCTATCTGACAACCCAGATCGAACCAGACGAGGCGCTGGTCCGCATCGACGTTCCCATTTGGTCGCAACATCATGGCTGTGCTTTCGAGGAAGTGACGCGGCGCGGCGAAAGCTTCGCGATCGTCTCCGTGGCCGCTCTGGTCGAACTCAGCCCGGAAGGCGCTGTCGCTCGGGCGGCCATTGCCGTTGGTGGCCTGGTCGAGGCGCCGCAGCGTGTGAAAGCCGGCGAGGCCGCTTTGATCGGTCATCACCCGAGCGAGGACGATATTCGGGCTGCAGCCCAGGCGGCGGTGGCACTTCCAGCCGACAGCGATATCTATGCGCCGGCTGACTACAAGCAGCATTTGGCGGGCGTGTTGAGCGAGCGGGCTCTGCGCCGGGCCATCACTCGGGCTGAAAGCAAAATGCATGTCTGA
- a CDS encoding 2Fe-2S iron-sulfur cluster-binding protein — MTEQVPLLVARGTQETGLQLQEFSIPYVEGMSVLDALMWIRAHVDPTLAIRYSCINANACKECSLMVDGSVTYACTARLTPKGAKIEPLEDKDVIRDLVTDIAPSKEHLSAILK, encoded by the coding sequence ATGACAGAACAGGTTCCTCTTCTGGTCGCCCGTGGAACGCAAGAAACCGGCCTCCAACTTCAGGAATTCAGCATCCCCTATGTCGAGGGCATGTCGGTGCTCGATGCGCTGATGTGGATCCGTGCTCATGTCGATCCGACGTTGGCGATTCGCTACAGCTGCATCAATGCGAACGCCTGCAAGGAATGCTCCCTCATGGTCGACGGTTCTGTCACCTATGCCTGCACCGCTCGACTGACTCCCAAGGGCGCCAAGATCGAGCCCCTGGAGGACAAGGATGTCATCCGCGATCTGGTGACAGATATCGCGCCGTCAAAAGAGCATCTCTCCGCGATCCTCAAATAA
- a CDS encoding GntR family transcriptional regulator has product MKCHWTGSSGGVIAPKSENCTGEMMRADAESLPKKSLNEEAFEQIKHDIVWCKLSPGEEVSEARLTGLYGFGKASIRRALSQLAQEGYVIPIPRSGHLITPVTLQSVKEVFELRMLIEPVVMEKACGHVDAARLQALNAECAVGYVPGDTVSEGRFVAANRAFHMEIANCSGNSRMANSLSQIIDEMTRLLHLGFVLRERPEELHQEHDTLIEALSSGDKPRARAITEAHINTIRTLVVEGIIKHTNLSGTSISRAKA; this is encoded by the coding sequence TTGAAATGTCATTGGACAGGAAGCAGCGGAGGCGTTATTGCGCCAAAATCAGAAAACTGCACTGGGGAAATGATGCGTGCGGACGCCGAAAGTCTTCCGAAGAAATCGCTCAACGAAGAGGCTTTTGAGCAGATCAAACACGACATCGTCTGGTGCAAGCTTTCGCCTGGCGAGGAAGTTAGCGAAGCTCGGCTGACGGGCCTCTATGGTTTTGGCAAGGCGTCCATCCGTCGCGCCCTGTCGCAGCTTGCCCAGGAAGGATATGTGATCCCGATTCCTCGATCTGGGCATCTGATCACGCCAGTGACGCTGCAGTCGGTCAAGGAAGTGTTCGAGCTGCGGATGTTGATCGAGCCCGTGGTGATGGAAAAGGCCTGCGGCCATGTCGATGCCGCCCGGCTGCAGGCTCTAAATGCCGAATGCGCCGTTGGCTATGTTCCCGGAGACACGGTGAGCGAGGGCCGTTTTGTTGCGGCCAATCGGGCCTTTCACATGGAGATCGCCAACTGCTCCGGCAACTCCCGCATGGCCAACTCCCTATCGCAGATCATTGATGAAATGACCCGCTTGCTTCATCTCGGCTTCGTCTTGCGCGAACGGCCGGAAGAATTGCATCAGGAGCACGATACCTTGATCGAAGCCCTGTCTAGCGGCGATAAACCACGCGCTCGCGCCATCACCGAGGCGCATATCAACACCATTCGCACCTTGGTAGTCGAGGGCATCATCAAGCATACGAATTTAAGCGGAACCAGTATTTCACGCGCCAAAGCTTGA
- a CDS encoding (2Fe-2S)-binding protein, which produces MSDRHTITVRVNGAEHHVTVEARTHLADMLRHQIGLTGTHIGCEHGVCGACTVLLDGATVRSCLLLAAQADGHTVETIEGVAKSDEDLHPIQVALAKHHGLQCGYCTPGVVMTLVELQRDLEGQPVDEATVRHALAGNLCRCTGYQGMVDAALAVLNEQRK; this is translated from the coding sequence ATGTCTGATCGCCACACCATCACAGTGCGCGTCAATGGTGCGGAGCACCATGTAACCGTTGAGGCGCGAACGCATCTTGCAGACATGCTCCGGCATCAGATTGGTCTGACGGGCACCCACATTGGCTGCGAACACGGGGTCTGCGGCGCCTGCACTGTTCTGCTGGATGGAGCAACCGTCCGTTCCTGCCTGCTTCTGGCGGCGCAGGCCGATGGGCACACGGTTGAGACAATCGAAGGCGTTGCCAAATCGGACGAAGACCTCCACCCCATTCAGGTGGCGTTGGCCAAGCATCATGGCTTGCAGTGCGGATATTGCACGCCTGGCGTCGTCATGACATTGGTCGAGCTGCAACGCGACTTGGAAGGTCAGCCGGTCGACGAAGCGACTGTGCGCCATGCTTTGGCAGGCAATCTCTGCCGCTGCACCGGCTATCAGGGCATGGTCGATGCAGCATTGGCCGTTCTCAATGAACAGCGGAAATAG
- a CDS encoding AMP-binding protein — protein sequence MSITSALKRAGQVAGSHLAMVTNDTSISWLMLNDRVARIAGGLRDEGIEPGDRVCVLMLNRPEFLEIHYATAWAGAILVPLNFRFAAAELRDAIRKTNSQLLIADPFFAETVRQVCQEIDTLRVIWTGGEDMPQADRYERLLEADAIEDLSTGQDQSVAGIFFTGGTTGSPRGVAISSASLRVEFLELRQALEFDRSSIYVHMMPMFHLADFGMGSALTLAAGTHCFLEQFTPQACLDLIRRYRPTHLCLVPTMVSMVLDEAQAQASSGGSAMDLLSSVKMIVYGAAPMTPALIERLQEVVPGVKLRQFYGMTELAGACVTLAPEDHDPAPDKVHRMRSIGQSMATSEVKIVREDGSTCKADEAGEILVRGPLVMLGYWEDPEGTAAVLKNGWMHTGDVGSIDLDGFIKIHDRTKDMIISGGENIYSLEVENALARHPKVLQCALVGLPDEKWGERAHAVVVVRSPDVQDSLSKDFETHCRGLIAGYKIPRSWTIRSEPLPLSGVGKVQKQKLRAEIIANAG from the coding sequence ATGAGTATCACGTCTGCCTTAAAGAGGGCTGGGCAGGTGGCGGGGAGCCACTTGGCCATGGTGACAAACGATACGAGCATATCGTGGCTTATGTTGAATGATCGCGTCGCAAGAATCGCGGGGGGCTTGCGGGACGAGGGTATCGAACCTGGAGATCGTGTCTGCGTTCTGATGCTCAACCGACCCGAATTTCTCGAAATCCACTACGCAACAGCGTGGGCCGGCGCGATCCTGGTGCCGCTCAACTTCAGATTCGCGGCCGCCGAACTGCGCGATGCCATTCGTAAAACCAACTCCCAGCTGCTGATCGCCGATCCATTTTTTGCCGAAACGGTCCGACAGGTTTGCCAGGAGATTGATACGTTGCGGGTGATTTGGACCGGCGGCGAGGACATGCCGCAGGCCGATCGCTATGAGCGCCTTCTCGAAGCCGATGCCATCGAGGATTTGAGTACCGGGCAAGACCAGTCGGTGGCCGGCATTTTCTTCACCGGCGGCACGACCGGTTCGCCGCGCGGCGTGGCGATTTCCAGCGCCAGTCTTCGCGTCGAGTTTCTCGAATTGCGCCAAGCGCTCGAATTCGATCGTAGCAGCATCTACGTCCACATGATGCCGATGTTTCATCTCGCAGACTTCGGCATGGGCAGCGCTCTGACTTTGGCCGCAGGCACCCATTGCTTCCTGGAGCAATTTACGCCGCAAGCCTGCCTCGATCTGATCCGGCGGTATCGGCCGACGCATCTGTGTCTCGTGCCGACCATGGTGTCGATGGTTCTTGATGAAGCGCAGGCGCAGGCTTCCAGCGGCGGCAGCGCGATGGATCTGCTGTCGAGCGTCAAGATGATCGTATATGGCGCGGCGCCAATGACACCGGCCTTGATCGAGCGGCTTCAAGAGGTCGTGCCCGGTGTCAAGCTGCGCCAATTTTATGGCATGACCGAGTTGGCCGGCGCCTGTGTCACCCTGGCGCCGGAAGATCACGATCCCGCGCCCGACAAGGTTCATCGGATGCGCAGCATCGGCCAGTCGATGGCGACGTCCGAAGTCAAGATCGTGCGCGAAGACGGATCGACATGTAAAGCCGATGAAGCCGGAGAAATTCTCGTCCGTGGTCCCCTCGTCATGCTCGGCTATTGGGAGGACCCGGAAGGCACCGCCGCCGTGCTAAAAAATGGCTGGATGCACACTGGTGATGTCGGCAGCATAGACCTGGATGGTTTCATCAAAATCCATGATCGCACCAAGGACATGATCATCTCGGGCGGTGAGAACATCTATTCGCTCGAAGTCGAGAATGCACTGGCGCGCCATCCAAAAGTGCTGCAATGCGCGCTCGTCGGCTTGCCCGATGAGAAATGGGGTGAGCGGGCTCATGCTGTTGTCGTCGTGCGCTCCCCGGATGTGCAAGACAGCCTCTCCAAGGATTTCGAGACGCACTGCCGTGGGCTGATTGCCGGCTATAAAATCCCCAGAAGTTGGACTATTCGCAGCGAGCCGCTGCCGCTCAGCGGCGTCGGCAAGGTCCAGAAACAGAAACTGCGTGCGGAGATTATCGCCAATGCGGGTTGA
- a CDS encoding FAD-dependent oxidoreductase, translated as MTHSVNGATRKFAIVGAGPAGFYTAEALTTACPDCEIDLIDRLPTPYGLVRSGVAPDHQATKKIQETFDGIAALPNVRFIGNVEIGRDVSLVELREIYDAVVLASGAPYDVALDIPGAELPGVYGAAAFVGWYNAHPEHAGLNPQLDQAGAVVIGNGNVAIDIARILSRPPADLATSDIADYALQQLRNSQIADVHIVGRRGALDAKFTTVELRELGELHDVVALAEPAQIPAALDDNLPPRERRLKAKNLECFQAFAKEDATSRPRRIRFQFNARPIRVLGETRVEAIRFERTQVDNGRVVGSGETFDVPCGLIVAAIGYQARPIGDLAVAAAGNRLENVDGLVAPGLYVVGWLKRGPSGKIGTNRLDGEEVAERIRAETGIGGKPGFQALQQILDRQQVQWTDFADWKKIEHAETIAASDGAPRRKFFAIPEMLKHRVKPDGHPPEP; from the coding sequence ATGACACATTCCGTCAACGGCGCGACACGCAAGTTTGCGATTGTCGGCGCGGGCCCGGCCGGCTTCTACACGGCAGAAGCCCTCACGACCGCATGTCCGGACTGCGAGATCGATCTGATCGACCGGCTGCCGACGCCGTATGGCCTGGTGCGTTCCGGGGTCGCGCCCGATCATCAGGCGACCAAAAAAATCCAGGAGACATTCGACGGCATCGCCGCCCTGCCGAATGTCCGTTTTATCGGTAACGTCGAGATCGGCCGTGATGTTTCCCTGGTCGAGTTGAGAGAAATTTATGATGCGGTCGTACTGGCAAGCGGCGCGCCTTACGATGTCGCTCTCGATATTCCCGGTGCCGAACTGCCCGGCGTCTATGGCGCAGCCGCCTTCGTCGGCTGGTACAATGCTCATCCCGAACATGCGGGGCTGAACCCGCAACTGGATCAGGCAGGCGCCGTCGTCATCGGCAACGGCAATGTCGCGATCGATATCGCGCGCATCCTGTCGCGGCCGCCGGCAGATCTGGCAACGAGCGACATCGCCGATTACGCCTTGCAGCAGCTTCGCAACTCGCAAATCGCCGACGTCCATATCGTCGGCCGGCGGGGCGCGTTGGATGCGAAATTCACCACGGTTGAATTGCGCGAACTCGGCGAACTGCACGATGTCGTCGCCCTAGCCGAACCGGCGCAGATTCCGGCGGCGCTGGATGACAATCTGCCACCACGGGAACGGCGGCTGAAAGCCAAGAACCTCGAATGCTTCCAGGCTTTCGCCAAGGAAGATGCGACGTCCCGGCCGCGCCGCATTCGCTTTCAATTCAATGCGCGGCCAATCCGCGTCCTGGGCGAGACGCGCGTGGAAGCGATCCGCTTCGAGCGCACGCAGGTCGATAACGGCCGCGTCGTGGGCAGCGGTGAGACGTTCGACGTGCCGTGCGGGCTCATCGTCGCGGCCATCGGATACCAGGCCCGTCCCATCGGCGATCTCGCGGTTGCCGCCGCAGGCAACCGTCTCGAGAACGTGGATGGCCTTGTCGCTCCGGGCCTTTATGTCGTCGGCTGGCTGAAGCGGGGACCGTCAGGGAAAATCGGCACGAACCGGCTGGACGGTGAGGAAGTCGCCGAGCGCATCCGCGCGGAAACTGGCATCGGCGGCAAACCCGGCTTCCAGGCATTGCAGCAGATCCTTGATCGGCAACAAGTGCAATGGACCGATTTCGCCGACTGGAAGAAAATTGAGCACGCCGAAACGATCGCGGCTTCCGACGGCGCGCCCCGCCGCAAGTTCTTCGCCATACCGGAGATGCTGAAGCATCGCGTCAAGCCTGACGGTCACCCGCCGGAACCGTAG
- a CDS encoding ABC transporter substrate-binding protein → MKIAIPDLISNSYFPALAAIELGFFAEQGLDVTHELIFPVDKAYRMLRDGEVDFVAGAAHAALSAFPDWQGVNLLCALSRGMYWFLVMHKDFAAKRGELDVIKGKRIGAAPWVDMGLRAVVRDAGYDLDRDGIEIAPPPMMPGVGPNFGLSAARALEERKIDGFWANGMGAEVAVRRGIGDVVLDVRRADGHPTWFYATFATLATTARMVETSPERAAAMVRAIDQTHAALKKDVQLAAAVGRKFFPPEEAELIAGLIQRDLPYYDSQISSEAIEGLERFAQGSGLVQGGAPIKTFATTVPAGDRQA, encoded by the coding sequence ATGAAAATTGCCATTCCTGATCTGATATCGAACTCCTATTTTCCTGCTCTCGCCGCCATCGAACTCGGCTTTTTCGCGGAGCAGGGGCTCGATGTTACCCATGAGCTGATTTTTCCGGTCGACAAGGCCTATCGCATGCTGCGCGATGGCGAGGTCGATTTTGTTGCCGGCGCTGCTCATGCGGCGCTTTCGGCTTTTCCGGATTGGCAGGGCGTCAATCTCCTCTGTGCCTTGTCGCGAGGGATGTACTGGTTCCTCGTGATGCATAAAGATTTCGCAGCCAAGCGCGGGGAACTCGATGTCATCAAGGGCAAGCGGATTGGCGCTGCCCCTTGGGTCGATATGGGCCTGCGCGCGGTGGTTCGCGATGCGGGATATGATCTTGATCGTGACGGGATCGAGATTGCTCCGCCGCCGATGATGCCGGGCGTGGGGCCTAATTTCGGTCTTTCGGCGGCACGGGCCTTGGAAGAGCGAAAGATTGACGGTTTCTGGGCCAACGGCATGGGCGCCGAAGTGGCGGTGCGCCGTGGCATCGGCGATGTCGTTCTGGATGTCAGGCGAGCCGATGGCCATCCAACCTGGTTCTACGCGACATTCGCCACGCTCGCGACGACGGCTCGAATGGTGGAAACATCACCGGAACGCGCAGCTGCGATGGTGCGCGCCATCGACCAGACTCATGCCGCCCTTAAAAAGGATGTTCAGCTAGCAGCGGCCGTCGGCCGGAAGTTCTTTCCGCCTGAAGAGGCGGAGCTGATCGCTGGCCTCATTCAACGCGATCTTCCTTACTACGACAGCCAGATCTCGAGCGAAGCGATCGAAGGGCTGGAACGGTTCGCACAAGGATCGGGGCTCGTGCAGGGCGGAGCGCCGATCAAGACCTTCGCGACTACGGTTCCGGCGGGTGACCGTCAGGCTTGA
- the fdxA gene encoding ferredoxin FdxA produces MTFVVTDSCIRCKFQDCLQSCPATCFYEGANMLVINPEECIDCGACEPECPAEAIMRDTAPGAEKWVEFNRKYAALWPKIRKPGTVPDDADDWIGAEDKLENEFDPTPASR; encoded by the coding sequence ATGACCTTTGTCGTCACAGATTCCTGCATCCGCTGCAAATTCCAAGACTGCCTCCAGTCATGCCCCGCGACCTGTTTTTACGAAGGCGCCAACATGCTGGTCATCAATCCGGAAGAATGCATCGACTGCGGCGCCTGTGAGCCAGAATGTCCGGCCGAAGCGATCATGCGCGACACAGCGCCTGGCGCCGAAAAATGGGTCGAGTTCAATCGCAAATATGCCGCCCTCTGGCCCAAAATCCGCAAGCCCGGCACGGTGCCCGACGACGCCGATGACTGGATCGGTGCAGAGGATAAGCTCGAAAACGAATTCGACCCGACGCCTGCATCACGCTAA